TCAGCTAAGCTGACTCTCGAAACTACTGAAATGGAAGGTAGCATTTAAAATGTAACACTGGTTTTTCTTCAAATGTAAGACTGGTTTTCTTATATAGCATGTCTAAGGCACGGTGTGAGAAAGCTGCTCCCACTCCCAGCCACACACCCATACTCGGCTCctcacacgcacacatgcacacagaagaGGCCAGCTGACTTTGCCACAATGCATGGGGAATGGAGCGCTTCCAATCACTTCTGGGTTTTGAGCTGGTTGGAGAGCCAGTCCAGGCCTTCATAAAGCCCATCTCCGCTGGTGGCACAAGTGGCCTGAATGTACCAGTTTCTCTGGCGGAGGGAATGTAGGCCGAGCTTGTCTGTTATTTCTGCTGCGTTCATAGCATTGGGAAGAtccttcaagaaaaaaattcaaaagtcagTTTATAATGATGCatttatgtaatgaaatattatgctCTTCTCCCAAAACCTTAGTCACAGTCTTAGCTTGGCtgattttcattctctctcagaCCTCTCAACTCTACATTGGGAAACCCCACTCACTTTACCATTAAAACAGATgcagaatctgaccacttctcatCATATCACAGCTACTCACTTgatcccaccaccaccacttctaAGTCGAGGTACTGAAATAacttcctaactggtctccttGCTTCTGTGCTTGTTTCCCTCAAAGTCTATTCTCAACCCAGTGGACAGTGAAAGTCAGAGCAAGTCATTTTTTCAAAACCCTGCAACAGATCCATCTCTCTCAGGGGAAGAGTCAGAGACCTTATGGTGTTTTGCAAggcctcatgacctgagcccccaGGACCACTCCTTAATTGTCTTGCTTCATCTTTTCAAATACAGCACTCAACACATGTTactttaagatttacttatttggtaTGTTGATTACTTATTATCTGTCTCCTCTAACTAACTAGAATGCAAGCATTACAATGGCAGGAATTTCTATCTTGTCCTTCGAAATATTCCTAGTTcctagaactgtgcctggcacatagtaaagtCAATCTAGTTATACTGATACTCTGACATCAAAAATATGCTctggaagacatggacatggccaacatgcacatgagaaaatgctctgcatcacttgccatcagggaaatacaaatcaaaaccacaatgagataccacctcacaccagtgagaatggggaaaattaacaaggcaggaaacaacaaatgttggagaggatgcggagaaaagggaaccctcctacactgttggtgggaatgtgaactggtgcagccactctggaaaactgtgtggaggttcctcaaagagtgaaaaatagacctaccctacgacccagcaattgcactgttggggatttaccccaaagattcagatgcaatgaaacgtcgggacacctgcaccccgatgtttctatcagcaatggccacaatagctaaactgtggaaggagcctcggtgtccatcgaaagatgaatggataaagaagatgtggtttatgtatacaatggaatattactcagccattagaaacgacaaatacccaccatttgcttcaacgtggatggaactggagggtattacgctgagtgaaataagtcaatcggagaaggacagtgtatgttctcattcatttggggaatatgaataatagtgaaagggaatataaaggaagggaaaagaaatgttgggaaatatcaggaagggagacagagcataaagactcctaactcggggaaacgaactaggggtggtggaaggggaggagggcgggtgttggaggggaatgggtgacgggcactgaggtggacacttgacgggatgagcactgggtgtttttctgtatgttggtaaattgaacaccaataaaaattaattaaaaaaaaaaaaatacgctctgtcgggcagcccaggtggctgagcagtttagcgccgtctttagcccagggcgtgatcctggagacccgggattgagtaccatgtcaggctccctgcatggagcctgcttctccctctgcctgtgtctctgcctcttgctctctctctctctctctctctctgtctctcatgaattaaaaaaaaaaaaaaaaatatatatatatatatatatatatatatatatatgctctgtggggacatctgggtggttcagttggttaagtatctgcctttggcttaggtcgtgatctcagagtcctgagatcaagccctgcattggactccccagctcatcggagagcctgcttctccctctccccctgctgctccccctgcttatgtttgctctgtcaaataaataaataaataaaatcttaaatgaataaataaatgtaaaataaaataaaatgtttactgggacgcctgggtggctcagtggttgagcaactgccttcggctcaaggcgtgatcctagagttccagaatggagtcccacatcaggctccctacagggagcctgcttctctctctgcctgtgtctctgcctctatctctgtgtctctcatgaataaataaataaaatctttaaaaaataataataataaaataaaatgtttacaaagagctggaaggcaagagaaaatGCTTTCAATAAATCTGAAGTGACAAAACAGGATGCAGCCCTGTCAGAAGAGCATAAGCTCAATCACATAATGAATGTATTAATGAAGGAGAAAGTGGAAGGAAACACATCACGCTTCCTGACTGAGGTCATCTCAGGCTGATGCATTCCATGATTCTACTTCATTCCACTATGCTACCTTCATCTCCAAGCTTCCTTCCACTTTGAATCCCAAGGCGAGATGGCTCTACACTTGGCCTTCCTCCCACTCTTACTTCACTGCTTTCCACTACATTTATGTAGAAGCCCCTTCTCCTCCTTGGACAATAAACCCCAAATGATGCAACCATCTCCTCCCTCACTGCCACCGCCCCTCTGTTCCAGCTGCACTGGCTGCCATGCTATTCCTAGCCCCATGAGGGTCCTGTGCTCAGATGTCATCTTATCATGGAAGCATTCTGGCCCTTCCCCACATCCAGCCTGACCTCTTCCTCCGCTCTACCTTCCTCTACAACAGTTCCAGCAGACACATTACATATCCTTTACTGACTGACTCTACTCCCACTAGGATGTAAACTTCATGGACACCAGGATTTTTGTCTGTCTTGCCGCTCACTGCTACATCACCAATACCTAAAACAATGCCTAAATCTTAAtagatgctcaattaatatttattgagtgagtGGAAGACATATGCtaaaatggagggagggaagagctcagctggcttagtcggtagaaCATAAGACtcaatctcggggtcctgagtaTAAGTCCTACATTGagcctagagcttacttaaaaaagaaaaagaaaaaaaatttttaaaaaaggagattgAGGGAAAGGTTATGGTATGgactagagagagggagaaacacatctaatttaaatatctatattcttgaggctcctgggtggctcagtcagttgagcatctgccttcagctcaggtcatggtcctggagtcccgggattgagccccattaagctccctgctcagtggggagtctgcttctccctctgcccctcaccctgctcatgtgcttgctctctctctctctctctctcaaataaataattacatttttaagtgaacatCTGGCAGCAATTTTGGTCCCAGTATTCAGAAAGCCAACAATATACCTGTTTATTTACAAATACCAGTAAGACTGCATCTCTGAGCTCATCTTCTGCTAACATTCTGGTTAGTTCTTCTCGGGCCTCATTGACTCGCTCTCTGTCATTACTGTCAACCACAAAAATCAGACCTGGAAAGAAATCACAAGCACATTGGTAATCTGAACCTGGAAAGGGCAACCATTTATATGTCCTTACAGCTTCTCCCTACTTACACCTATGGTTTCACAGAAAATAATCAGTTAAGGAAGGACATTTACTCTCCAGAATTAGGGAGCCTGCCACACACAATCAACTAGCCTATCTTTTCAGAAGCATACAGGCCCTCCCCagattgaaagaaacaaaattatagagaaaaggTTAGGTTCGTGCTTAATCACTTCACTTTTACATCATATCTGCATAACGAAGTCCCAAGAAAAACCAAGGACATCAAAGTTCAGACATGGACATCAAAGTTCAGATATGCATCCTTGGTTGGCAGTACTGCAGACATCATCCATCAGCATGCCAGAGGTGGTGGCGTCCTGATGCCACACAGAAAGGACAATGTTCTGGAGACCCCTACAATTACAATTGGTGTCTGAAGGGAGGGAGTCTTGTGCTCCTAACCTGTGAAGTCTGGCCTAACTCCAGGAAGCTGGTGTTGGGAAATCTTTGGAGGATCCCATACTAGACCACATCAGATAAGCGCCAGGAAGCAAGAGATGGGTCAAAGAAAGATACCACCACACTTTATCTAAGCCAACGTGGTTGACACCTGCACAGACTTGGTGGCTGTTACACTGGCTAGAGGAAGCAGTGCGCAAAGACGATCTCCAGAGGATTTCCCCAGCAGGGAATCCAACATACACTCAAAAACAGAATGGGGAAGGCCCTCTCTCAGCAGTAGTCCCTGCGGCAATAACGATCATAAGAACTTGGTAGTTAGCCAACCATAAGCCCTCTGTGCAATGAAAATGAGAAGCGGCTGCCAAAACGAAAGTGCCCCAAGGCTGTACCAAGAGTAGTGATGACAGCTCAGTTTCTAGGATATGGTGAAAAAAAAGCCTTCTCTATGGTATGGCAGTCAGAACACCCTGTGAGTATCATGTGGTCGCTGCTGGACCCCATACTATAAAACAGGGAAACTGGAAGGATTCAAAGAATAAGTAGGATGGCAAAGGAATGAGATACCATGtcagatgaaaaagaaacaatatatggGGGATGTTTTACTGAGAGAGATGGATAGCTGTCTTCACAACATATCTAAAGAGCCATGCCATAAAGAGAGGTGCAGTGTCTTTTATACAGCTCTATAAGTACACTGAAGATCAATGCATACAAACTACAAGAAGTCGAGAgagagtcaacaaaactgaagatGTAATGGGCTGTCCCTTAGGAGGCACCCCTGTCATTAGAGATATCTGTGCCAGCTTCAGCCACACCTTGTGGGGACACTGCTGAAGGGACCTTCCTGGTAGGAAAAGCATAGAGTGACAAGATGACCACTGAGATTTCACAGCAAGACCAGGAGGGAAAACTAGTgctggccctcctcccctcttctccttccctcctgcctcttaGGCCCACCCACCAAGCTGCCTGACTAGCTCTGAAGTAGCTCACTCTGGCAGAAGCCACTCCCCGGCTCCTGAGTGTGTGGGGACTGCATGCAAGACAAAGTCATGTCTGTTATAtcacatcagattttttttaaaaggcagaacaCTCAAAACTTCCCCCAAAGATGTGATATGCTACCAGCAGTATAAGTAGGACTCTgaagggggaggtgggtgaggggatagggtaactggttaatgggcactaaggagggcacttgatgggatgagcactgggtgttaatactgtatgctggcaaattgaatttaaatttttaaaaaaattttttaaagtaggactCTGGGCAGCcgtggtggcttagcagtttagcaccaccgtcagcccgaggtgtgatcctggagacccaggatcgagtcccatattgggctccctgcatggagcctgcttctccctctgcctgtgtctctgcctctgtgtgtgtgtgtgtgtgtgtgtgtcatgaataaataaataaaatctttacaaaaaaaaaaaaaaaaaaaggaaggactctGATCATAACTAAGCATAACTAAGGCTATCCAGAAATTCGAGGAGATCCTTGCAAAAGTGAAATGGTGGAAACAGTTAATGCCTTTGCCATTCCTAATAAAAATTAAGGTTTATGATTGTTAGGGCCCATCCTGTACTGCTTTTATGTAAATCCTTATCTGAGAAACAAAAGAACCTAGCATCAGACTAGCTCCACTTTTGAACTAGGAGAACCCAGAAAAGGATACACATGGATAGTATAcaacaatttgttttaaaagggAGGGGGATATGTATTTACCACTGCATGCACATGCATAAAATATCTTTGGACCAATACACAAGATATAAAAGTGCTTGTCTATGGGAAGGAACTGGGTGGTTAGAGTACAGGAAAGAGACAATGACTTTTCTTTATAtgcttttctatcttttggaatttTGAGCCATATAAATGTATTGCCATTTAACAAAATAACTGAACTTACAATCAAGGAGAAAAACCTTTCCACACGAGAACTAATGGACCATTTTATGCACTCTATTATAATATTATCAACCAAGAAATCACATAAACAGTTCAAATTTCAATCTGTACAAGTAAAGCCTAAGTGAGTACATGGTTAAGTGTTTTAATGGAGAGCTAAGAGCTATCATTAAGTCTGTCATATTCAAcatactgatgaaaaaaattttaattagaaaagacaagggcagcccgggtggctcagcggtttagcactgccttcagcccaaggcgtgatcctggggacctgggatcgagtcccacatcaggctccactgcatgaagcctgcttctccttctgcctgtgtctctgcctctctctttctctctctctctctcatgaataaataaataaaatcttaaaaaaaaaaaaaaaacagcttgacCTTTAGAAGCTGGCAAGAAAAATAGGGGCAGCATCCAAGGCTACTACTGGCTGAGAGATCTGGACCCACCACAAACAGCAAGTCTATTCTTCAGTCTTCATTTGCTAGTTTCACGAAGAGTCCAACTGACCCATACCAAGGTCCTAGAACATAGCCAGGTGCCCACCACAAAAGCAAGTTACTGAAGTTCCATTAAATCAGGCTTGTTATGAATAGAAGACTGAAAACAAAATGGCATTTCAACTTGGTGACTGAATGTGACACTACATTGAGCAGGCGAAGGACTCCTGCCAGAGAATGAGGAAGTAAAACTTCTCACAATTTGGGCTCTGCAGtggttcattttatgtgtcaacttgactgggccatgggatgcccagacatttggtcaaacaCTATTTTGGGTGTGTCTGCAAAGGTGTTTCTGGCTGAGGTTAATAACATTTAAACCAGTAGAGAGAGTAAAGCAGACTGCCCTTCCCTGCAATGGGTAGGCCTCTAATCTTCTGAAAGCCTGAAGAGAACACAAGAGGAGTGAGAGAGAAGTCTCTGCCTAACCATCCTGGAGCTGGTCTTCCACCCTTGGATTGGAACTTCCACCTTTGGCTCTACTGGTTCCCCTGCTTGCCAAATGTAGATAGATCCTGGGACTGCTCAGCCTCTGTAACCATGTGagccaatttcttataataagtgatgtgtgtgtgtgtatacatcccATTGGTTCTGTTTCCTCTGGAGAACCCAGACTAATATAGGCTCCTATCTGAGTGACTACTACCTTCCAACCACAGAactaagcattttataaaattaatctcCTTTAAGCCAAATGATCCAACACGGCAGGTActacctccattttatagataaggaaactaaaacagaaaagatGAACTTTCCCAAGGTTTCAGAGCAGAGCGAAGGAATTCTCGTTTAGAAGGATTTCAGCTAACAAATACAGATGATATAACAATATCTAGAAAAATCACCATTCTGTAACTCTAGGGAAATAACAGATCTAGTAATAGTCTTCCATGAATGCTAAAAGCAGTAGGTGACAGGGAACTTTATTTTGGGAGAATTAGACTTATATTGTCTAAACCCACTTAGCAACCCTAAAAGTGTGATGGCCAAACTTCTGTGTTAAGATGTGATAGAAAAGGAATACCTGGCACTACCTGTGACATATTCTTGCTGCCAAAATGAACCAGAACCTAATCAAGGCTCTAGAACCACCATTTTACAAGCTATCCAATGACAAACAAGTAACACAACAATCAGCCTAATTTAGAATATGAGATAAACATCTAACCAAAAAATGGCACAGAAACAAAGTAGGGAGAGAGGATCTGTTGTAGAATAAGAGACTAAAAGGATATAACAATGAAATGCAATGTGTGAACTTTGGTTCCTGATACAGACAAATCAAATGTGGAAAAGACACATTTGATACAACCGGAGAAACTAAATTAAGGACTAGGCACTTGTCATGAAAGAATTCatattaagggcagcccaggtggctcagcggtttagcgccacaccttcagcccagggcctgatcctggagacccgggatgcagtcctgcatcaggctctccgcatggagcctgcttcttccattgccagtgtctctgtctctctctctgtgtgtctctcatgaataaataaattaaaaaaaaaaaaaaaaagaattcatattaATTTTGGGGGTGTGATAATGGCATGGAGATTATGTTCAGAAAAAAAGGCTTTATCAGTTTGAAAtgaaaactggggatccctgggtggcgcagcggtttagcccctgcctttggcccagggcgcaatcctggagacccgggattgaatcccatgtcgggctcctggtgcatggagcctgcttctccctctccctatgtctctgcccccctctctctgttatctgtcatgaaaaaaagaaagcttaaggATATAGGAGCAAAAGGTCTCATGTATCATGTCTGAGATATGCTAGAACATACTCTGGGCAAAACGCTGGTAACCATGGAAGCTGAGCAATGAACACAGGGGGGTTCATCATGCATCCTTTCTCCTTGTATTTGTTATGAATGTTCTactaacagggcagcccgggtggctcagcagtttggtgccaccttcagtccacggcgacccaggatcgagtcccgtgtcgggctccctgcatggagcctgctcccccctctgcctgtgtctctgcctctctctctctctctgtgtctctcatgaataaataaataaaatatttaattaaaaaaaaattctactaacaaaagttaaaaaaaaaaaagacaaatgcactattttgagaaaaaaacaatcaaattcaGAGATAACTGCAAACCGAGCAAAGTGCTACAACAATGATCTAAAATCTAAAGGGCCAGCCAGTGTGGGCAATAGGTCTAATGAGACCAAGAAACACAAGTCTTTACTATGAAATGCATGTGATACAAAAACCACTTGTtatagaaatttcaaaattaagaCTCCAATTAAGTTCTAAAGTGAGCGTGGAGATGCCTTCTGGTTAGGATTCTACATGAGAATCAGGGTGTAAAAACTAGGTGAACAGTTTATGGCTATTTTGACAGGCAATACTCTATAAGGTAGCACTGATCCAACAcaaaatccatgaaaaaaaaaaaaaactcaagtagaTTGATGGAGGAGTGGACCCATTAAAACCCCAACTTTTAGGAAAGCAGTGATAAGGAAATAAGGTAATGATCTGGGATATGTGTGTGTCAATTCACACACTTCTAGAATagcagggcagctgggagagACTGTGGCCACACAAGATGCTGGCACCTGGGGTTCCAGCCATGTCTGTTCATCTCTTTCTCTGCAGGGGCATGATTTTTAGATATTCTCATCCAGTTTAAAAGAGTTCACTGAACTCAAACTCTCTAAAACCTGGTACTTCATCTAAGGCACATATAGCTCTCAATTAACCAAAAGACAAAATTCATTATGATAGCCACTTTTTAACTCGTCTGGATTAAGAGTAGTTTTCTATGTAGGACATTAATGCCCAGGTACTTTTTCTAGGAAGGCAGGGaccattttccaaaaagaaagtgTTAAGTGGATCCTCAGAAGAGAAGGAATGATGGACAGTCCAAATAAAGCAGAGCACAAGGTTTCGCTTCAAGCATCCATCTTTAGATGCGTTTAATACAAATAGTTTCAAGGTCATAGACTGGATAATCTTTACCTTGGGTGTTCTGGAAATAATGTCTCCACAAAGGTCTGATTTTGTCCTGGCCACCAACATCCCAGACCGTGAagctgatatttttata
The Vulpes vulpes isolate BD-2025 chromosome 2, VulVul3, whole genome shotgun sequence genome window above contains:
- the LOC112920685 gene encoding ADP-ribosylation factor 2; this translates as MGNVFEKLFKSLFGKKEMRILMVGLDAAGKTTILYKLKLGEIVTTIPTIGFNVETVEYKNISFTVWDVGGQDKIRPLWRHYFQNTQGLIFVVDSNDRERVNEAREELTRMLAEDELRDAVLLVFVNKQDLPNAMNAAEITDKLGLHSLRQRNWYIQATCATSGDGLYEGLDWLSNQLKTQK